A genome region from Salvia splendens isolate huo1 chromosome 19, SspV2, whole genome shotgun sequence includes the following:
- the LOC121778502 gene encoding uncharacterized protein LOC121778502 has translation MEEQCSPLTWAYYFEEEGVADLKQSLFYSTLEVEAAVVAAAHEEISRKDEEIVQLKELLANIMQERDEFVTKYQRLSLEMSSQLQPISSGTTSNDDETNTNNSQSLSYSDSPPPADAGDRLPVSKPLPENGKFLQAVMEAGPLLQTLLLAGPLPQWQHPPPQLSSGDIPPVTVSSPRTKMLISPTAGNKRSMLNTADFSPTSKYQRICSPLNIISN, from the exons ATGGAAGAACAATGCAGTCCTCTTACATGGGCTTACTACTTTGAAGAAGAG GGAGTGGCGGATTTAAAGCAATCCCTCTTCTACTCAACGCTAGAGGtggaggcggcggtggtggcggcggcacACGAGGAGATTTCGAGGAAAGACGAGGAGATTGTCCAACTCAAAGAGCTACTAGCCAATATCATGCAAGAGAGGGACGAATTTGTGACGAAATACCAGCGACTTTCGCTGGAAATGTCGTCGCAGTTGCAACCAATCTCAAGCGGCACCACTAGCAACGACGACGAAACCAACACCAATAATTCCCAATCCCTCTCCTACTCCGACAGCCCGCCGCCGGCCGACGCCGGCGACAGACTTCCGGTGAGCAAGCCGTTGCCGGAAAACGGCAAGTTCCTGCAGGCCGTCATGGAAGCCGGCCCGCTCCTCCAGACGCTCCTCCTCGCCGGCCCGCTCCCCCAGTGGCAGCACCCGCCGCCGCAGCTCAGCTCCGGCGACATTCCGCCGGTGACGGTGTCCTCGCCGCGGACGAAAATGCTCATCAGCCCAACCGCCGGTAACAAGAGGAGTATGTTAAACACTGCGGATTTCTCTCCCACTTCTAAATACCAACGAATTTGCTCACCACTTAACATTAttagtaattaa